In Apium graveolens cultivar Ventura chromosome 10, ASM990537v1, whole genome shotgun sequence, the following are encoded in one genomic region:
- the LOC141693829 gene encoding uncharacterized protein LOC141693829 produces the protein MQFASRLCCFFYKMFNVCRTFEEMPSVNWREVADNWFGNCCCSFGGISEKLVISYAKSYTSTTGLCLLNSSSVILSKDNLVGFNIPDWSRKKDNELEFSVSNGVHRTTESIDDTTMSFHGQTIMMNEIDRRLKEQCSLKDTQKIEVKPENIDSDTSSQVSPISEDVKNVASTPVHYIRDLDIKCCDHTGSEPSSKEHNSSAIGLLENQKSFLDGFLGNVFMTKASNLSKDVQWVELSCPCCSFLLGAYPCGNSSAVFDSGVHLLKCYISTCLDAEASKNLFRMYTLERMFSSQLLECAKDELSFRTVVRDLQTKRPMLKIVLLNPSSWCCFGYCSSPVGQAPRINMSPAIKLLFSDCSRSDESELRMTEEWKVKNQADEVYMLASQIKELIKSLELVKNVLPPSHILLQGFSLSSLSV, from the exons ATGCAGTTTGCAAGTAGATTGTGTTGTTTTTTCTATAAAATGTTTAATGTCTGCAGAACCTTTGAGGAGATGCCGTCGGTTAACTGGCGAGAGGTAGCTGATAATTGGTTTGGGAATTGCTGTTGCTCTTTTGGAGGAATTAGTGAAAAATTGGTTATCAGTTATGCAAAATCTTATACAAGTACAACAGGTCTTTGTCTCTTAAACAGCTCATCTGTTATTTTAAGTAAAGATAATCTCGTGGGTTTTAATATACCTGACTGGAGCCGAAAGAAAGATAATGAACTGGAATTTTCTGTTAGCAATGGTGTACACCGGACCACTGAAAGTATAGATGACACGACCATGTCGTTTCATGGTCAAACAATTATGATGAATGAAATTGACCGAAGACTTAAAGAGCAATGTTCTTTGAAAGATACCCAGAAAATTGAAGTAAAACCTGAAAATATCGACTCTGACACTTCATCTCAAGTGTCGCCAATATCGGAGGATGTGAAGAATGTGGCATCAACTCCTGTACATTATATTCGAGACCTTGATATCAAATGTTGCGACCACACTGGATCTGAACCTTCTTCAAAGGAGCATAACTCAAGTGCCATTGGACTCCTAGAAAATCAGAAATCCTTTCTTGATGGATTTCTTGGGAATGTTTTCATGACTAAAGCCTCAAATTTATCAAAAGATGTTCAATGGGTTGAACTTTCCTGTCCATGCTGTTCTTTTCTGCTTGGAGCATATCCATGTGGTAATAGTAGTGCAGTCTTCGACAGTGGAGTTCACTTGTTGAAGTGTTACATATCAACTTGTTTGGATGCTGAAGCGTCAAAAAATCTCTTCAG GATGTACACCTTGGAGAGGATGTTTTCTAGTCAGTTGCTGGAATGTGCTAAAGATGAATTGTCATTTCGAACTGTGGTTAGGGATCTACAAACCAAGCGCCCTATGTTAAAAATTGTCCTCTTAAACCCGAGTTCATGGTGCTGCTTTGGTTACTGTTCAAGCCCTGTGGGGCAGGCTCCAAGAATAAACATGTCTCCTGCCATTAAATTGCTTTTCTCTGACTGTAGCAGAAGTGATGAATCTGAATTGAG GATGACAGAAGAATGGAAAGTCAAGAACCAAGCTGATGAAGTGTACATGTTAGCTTCTCAGATAAAAGAATTGATTAAATCATTAGAATTGGTAAAGAATGTTCTGCCACCTTCACATATCTTGCTACAGGGATTTTCATTATCTTCCTTAAGTGTGTGA